Proteins encoded together in one Deinococcus radiopugnans ATCC 19172 window:
- a CDS encoding ABC transporter substrate-binding protein has translation MFKWRTTVLGLSLSAVMGAGSASAAPIPTLLSPGSLTIGTDPTYPPFIFLKGKTLSGFEVEVMNEVARRLDLKPVWKYQPFDNLLIGLGQKRFDIVVGSHGITPERLKAVDFSSPDYCSGGVILSPANGPKTVADLKGKTVVVQVGTTYFQRLRDVPGVGEIKTLPSDPAALQNLLAGRSDAFVTDRFVALTAQQKNPAAKLQIGSMLFQEKIGFAIGKGNTAVKTAVDAALAAMQQDGTYNKISQKYFKTDVRCK, from the coding sequence ATGTTCAAGTGGAGAACCACAGTTTTAGGTTTGTCCCTCAGCGCGGTGATGGGAGCGGGGAGCGCCTCTGCCGCGCCCATTCCCACGTTGCTGAGCCCTGGTAGCCTGACCATCGGCACCGATCCCACCTATCCCCCGTTCATCTTTCTGAAAGGCAAAACCCTGAGCGGCTTCGAGGTAGAGGTCATGAACGAGGTGGCCCGCCGCCTGGACCTGAAACCCGTGTGGAAGTACCAGCCGTTCGACAACCTGCTGATTGGCCTGGGGCAGAAGCGCTTCGACATTGTGGTGGGCTCGCACGGCATTACGCCCGAACGCCTGAAGGCGGTGGATTTCAGCTCGCCGGACTATTGCTCCGGCGGGGTGATTCTCAGCCCAGCGAACGGGCCGAAAACGGTGGCCGACCTGAAGGGCAAGACGGTGGTGGTGCAGGTGGGAACCACCTACTTCCAGCGGCTGCGCGACGTGCCGGGGGTGGGCGAGATCAAGACCCTGCCCAGTGATCCCGCTGCCCTGCAAAACCTGCTCGCCGGCCGCTCGGACGCCTTTGTCACGGACCGTTTCGTGGCGCTGACCGCGCAGCAGAAAAACCCGGCGGCCAAACTCCAGATCGGCTCCATGCTGTTTCAGGAGAAGATCGGCTTTGCCATCGGCAAGGGCAACACGGCGGTCAAGACGGCGGTGGACGCCGCGCTGGCCGCCATGCAGCAGGACGGCACGTACAACAAGATCTCGCAGAAATATTTCAAGACCGACGTCCGCTGCAAGTAG
- a CDS encoding dimethylarginine dimethylaminohydrolase family protein — protein MTTSETTSAPTFHQSMTAPLRRVLVKRPDRAFAVADPVAWHYTARPDLAAAQAEHDAFTAILREAGAEVTYHEVDQPTRADSVFVYDPALITNDGAVLLQLGKVLREGEEEALGQQLEALGVPVIGRLTGEQRAEGGDMFWLDDRTLAVGRTFRTNEAGVAALRALLEPRGVTVLAYDMPVYDGAEACLHLMSVISPLAPDAAVVYPRLMPVPLWQELQRRQMRLIEIPDAEFPTQASNVLALSPTACVMLAGNPVTQQRLEDAGFTVHTYVGKELSLKAEGGPTCLTKPLLRRA, from the coding sequence ATGACCACATCAGAAACGACGTCCGCCCCCACCTTTCACCAGAGCATGACCGCGCCGCTGCGGCGGGTGCTGGTCAAGCGGCCCGACCGCGCGTTTGCCGTCGCCGACCCGGTGGCCTGGCACTACACCGCCCGCCCCGATCTGGCGGCCGCGCAGGCCGAACACGACGCCTTCACGGCCATTTTGCGTGAGGCCGGGGCCGAGGTGACGTACCACGAGGTGGACCAGCCCACACGGGCGGATTCGGTGTTCGTGTACGATCCGGCGCTGATCACCAACGACGGCGCGGTGCTGCTGCAACTGGGCAAGGTGCTGCGCGAGGGCGAGGAAGAGGCGCTGGGCCAGCAGTTGGAGGCGCTGGGCGTGCCCGTCATCGGACGCCTGACCGGCGAGCAGCGCGCCGAAGGCGGCGACATGTTCTGGCTGGACGACCGCACGCTGGCGGTGGGCCGGACCTTCCGCACCAATGAGGCGGGCGTGGCCGCCCTGCGCGCCTTGCTGGAGCCGCGCGGCGTGACGGTGCTGGCCTACGACATGCCGGTCTACGACGGGGCCGAGGCCTGCCTGCACCTGATGTCGGTGATCAGCCCGCTGGCTCCCGACGCCGCCGTGGTCTATCCGCGCCTGATGCCGGTGCCGCTGTGGCAGGAGTTGCAGCGCCGCCAGATGCGCCTGATCGAGATTCCCGACGCCGAATTCCCCACCCAGGCGTCCAACGTGCTGGCGCTGTCGCCCACCGCCTGCGTGATGCTGGCGGGCAATCCGGTCACCCAACAGCGGCTGGAGGACGCGGGCTTCACCGTCCACACCTACGTGGGCAAAGAGCTGTCGCTGAAAGCAGAAGGCGGTCCCACCTGCCTGACCAAACCGCTGCTGCGCCGCGCCTGA
- the aroQ gene encoding type II 3-dehydroquinate dehydratase yields the protein MLLILNGPNLNRLGLREPGVYGSQTLEDLERQCEAWGAELGEAVTCRQSNYEGQLLEWIQEAQEQGFGGIVINPGALTHSSYALRDAISGQPLPVVEVHISNVDAREEFRHTSVTAAVCRGKISGLGFLGYRLGMEYLIELAGGAAG from the coding sequence ATGCTGCTGATCCTCAACGGCCCCAACCTCAACCGTCTGGGCCTGCGCGAACCGGGCGTGTACGGCTCGCAGACCCTGGAAGACCTGGAGCGTCAGTGCGAGGCCTGGGGCGCGGAGCTGGGCGAGGCCGTCACCTGCCGCCAGAGCAACTACGAGGGTCAGCTTCTCGAATGGATTCAGGAGGCGCAGGAACAGGGCTTCGGCGGCATCGTGATCAATCCCGGCGCACTGACCCATTCCAGCTACGCCCTGCGCGACGCTATTTCGGGCCAACCGCTGCCGGTGGTGGAGGTGCACATCAGCAACGTGGACGCCCGTGAGGAGTTCCGGCACACCTCGGTGACGGCGGCCGTGTGCCGGGGCAAGATCAGCGGTCTGGGCTTTCTGGGCTACCGCCTGGGCATGGAATACCTGATCGAGCTGGCCGGCGGGGCAGCGGGGTGA
- a CDS encoding alpha/beta hydrolase, whose product MSWQPYAARPDSTVTGTLLQWENVGDANHAARTVLAWLPPSYGSQPEKRYPVVYFHDGQNVFDAATSYNLSEWGADETLTALAAEGLEAIAVGIPNGNERRYHEYSPVRHPGFPPEVEGGGGGDAYLVFLTDTVKPLVDGHLRTLPDAAHTSLIGSSMGGLISLHALLTRPDVFGGAGVMSPAFWACAGEAFDRVRRSPPMGGKVWLDIGGREGTDHPERQQAYWDDAHAMRDLLQQGLGERLRFQADPEGIHRETAWKVRLPEALRFLLDEQV is encoded by the coding sequence GTGAGCTGGCAGCCCTACGCCGCGCGGCCAGACAGCACCGTGACCGGAACATTGCTGCAGTGGGAGAACGTGGGCGACGCCAATCACGCCGCCCGCACTGTGCTGGCGTGGCTGCCCCCGTCCTACGGCTCGCAGCCGGAAAAGCGCTACCCGGTGGTCTATTTTCATGACGGCCAGAACGTCTTCGACGCGGCCACCAGTTACAACCTGAGCGAGTGGGGGGCCGACGAGACGCTGACCGCACTGGCAGCGGAAGGGCTGGAGGCCATCGCCGTCGGCATCCCCAACGGGAACGAGCGGCGCTACCACGAGTACAGCCCGGTGCGCCACCCTGGATTTCCGCCGGAAGTGGAAGGCGGCGGGGGCGGCGACGCCTACCTCGTCTTCCTGACTGACACGGTCAAGCCGCTGGTGGACGGCCACCTGCGAACCCTGCCGGACGCCGCGCACACATCGTTGATCGGCTCCAGCATGGGCGGATTGATCAGCCTGCACGCCCTGCTCACGCGCCCGGACGTGTTTGGCGGCGCAGGCGTGATGAGCCCGGCGTTCTGGGCCTGCGCCGGCGAGGCCTTTGACCGGGTGCGGCGCAGCCCGCCCATGGGCGGCAAGGTGTGGCTGGACATTGGCGGACGGGAAGGCACCGATCACCCGGAGCGGCAGCAGGCGTACTGGGACGACGCCCACGCCATGCGCGACCTGCTGCAACAGGGCCTGGGCGAACGCCTGCGCTTCCAGGCAGACCCGGAGGGCATTCACCGCGAGACGGCCTGGAAGGTGCGGCTGCCGGAAGCTTTGCGGTTTCTACTGGACGAGCAGGTCTGA
- a CDS encoding ribonuclease HI, with protein sequence MNHAYVDASWHELPDGSGVGGWGLVLRTPGSLPQRFQGQLEAPDNNAAELRAVLEAVRLAPAGEPLNVFTDNQAVIAAVSRGRGGPRLGDLAREVMDEAEGRGVTLRVGYTPRTRRHMLSAHHLANDARRGNGTPGLNQSQADVLIEQRPALPEARVSLRRSGERVTAHVVLDPLSDVPPSAQALLAAVALAQPGESLVVRRASKVAQALWQRPERALRPAAQATLLGARQAAEAAGVQVAFLGVG encoded by the coding sequence GTGAATCACGCCTACGTGGACGCCAGCTGGCACGAACTGCCGGACGGCTCCGGGGTGGGCGGCTGGGGGCTGGTGTTGCGGACGCCGGGCAGCCTGCCGCAGCGCTTTCAGGGCCAGCTGGAGGCCCCCGACAACAACGCGGCCGAACTGCGCGCCGTGTTGGAGGCAGTGCGGCTGGCCCCGGCGGGCGAACCGCTGAATGTCTTCACCGACAATCAGGCCGTGATCGCCGCCGTTTCACGCGGGCGCGGGGGCCCGCGGCTGGGCGACCTGGCCCGCGAGGTGATGGACGAGGCCGAGGGACGCGGCGTGACGCTGCGGGTGGGCTACACGCCGCGCACCCGGCGGCACATGCTCTCGGCGCACCATCTGGCCAACGACGCACGGCGGGGGAACGGCACCCCCGGTCTGAACCAGTCCCAGGCCGACGTGCTGATCGAGCAGCGTCCGGCCCTGCCCGAGGCGCGGGTCAGCCTGCGCCGCAGCGGGGAGCGGGTCACGGCGCACGTCGTCCTGGATCCCCTGTCGGACGTGCCGCCCAGCGCCCAGGCCCTGCTGGCGGCGGTGGCGCTGGCCCAGCCCGGCGAGTCGCTGGTGGTGCGCCGCGCCAGCAAGGTGGCCCAGGCCCTGTGGCAACGCCCCGAACGCGCGCTGCGCCCGGCGGCCCAGGCCACGCTTCTGGGCGCCCGGCAGGCCGCGGAAGCCGCGGGGGTGCAGGTGGCGTTTCTGGGGGTGGGCTGA
- the glgX gene encoding glycogen debranching protein GlgX, whose protein sequence is MPTTVRTAEIPQPTTRMRPGRPYPLGATWDGKGTNFALYSENASGVELCLFGDDGTETRHPLTEQTAFVWHGHLPGIAPGQKYGYRVHGEYAPERGLRFNPNVVLLDPYAKALSGTEEFDEGVFAYVPGGEDTVMQTEDQRGAPLGVVIDPVFNWVGDTKPDIPFHQSVIYEAHVKGLTMTHPDIPEALRGTYAGVATEPMLTYLKELGITAIEFLPVHQHLDDPFLLDKGLTNYWGYSTLSFFAPDVRYSAEARKGNPAGAVAEFKNMVRALHDAGIEVILDVVYNHTAEGNHMGPTLSFKGIDNPTYYRLVAENPRFYFDYTGTGNSLNVRHPQTLQLIMDSLRYWVTEMRVDGFRFDLASTLARGLHEVDQLSGFFTIIHQDPIISQVKLIAEPWDVGEGGYQVGNFPVNWAEWNGIYRDDMRAFWKGDGGLASEIGYRLTGSSDLYQNDGRAPYASINFVTAHDGFTLRDSVTYEHKHNEANGEGNNDGHNHNISWNCGVEGETDDPAINALRSQQQRNFLATLLLGQGTPMILGGDELGRTQGGNNNAYCQDNEISWYDWDHVDEGLLAFTKKVIALRKAHPSLHRRKFFSGRTIRGEDIQDIVWLRYDGQTMTDADWNNDQTQSLGLFLDGDGLDDVDAEGNPVHDDDLLLLLSSSYVDLPFRLPDLDSCDNWELLLDTSDDAAEEQIKTGEETTLKARSVKLYRCVRS, encoded by the coding sequence ATGCCAACCACAGTCAGAACTGCTGAAATCCCCCAACCCACCACCCGAATGCGCCCTGGCCGCCCCTATCCCCTGGGGGCCACCTGGGACGGCAAGGGCACCAACTTCGCGCTGTACAGCGAGAACGCCAGCGGCGTGGAACTGTGCCTGTTTGGCGACGACGGCACCGAGACCCGCCACCCGCTGACCGAGCAGACCGCCTTCGTGTGGCACGGCCACCTGCCGGGCATCGCGCCGGGCCAGAAGTACGGCTACCGCGTCCACGGCGAGTACGCCCCCGAACGCGGCCTGCGCTTCAACCCCAACGTGGTGCTGCTCGACCCCTACGCCAAGGCGCTGAGCGGCACCGAGGAATTCGACGAGGGCGTCTTTGCCTACGTGCCCGGCGGCGAGGACACCGTGATGCAGACCGAGGATCAGCGCGGCGCACCGCTGGGCGTGGTGATCGATCCGGTGTTCAACTGGGTGGGCGACACCAAGCCCGACATCCCCTTCCACCAGTCGGTGATCTACGAGGCCCACGTCAAGGGCCTGACCATGACCCACCCGGACATCCCCGAGGCTTTGCGCGGCACCTATGCGGGCGTGGCGACCGAGCCGATGCTCACGTACCTGAAAGAGCTGGGCATCACCGCCATCGAGTTCCTGCCGGTGCATCAGCACCTGGACGATCCCTTTCTGCTGGACAAGGGCCTGACCAACTACTGGGGCTACAGCACGCTGAGCTTCTTCGCGCCGGACGTGCGTTACTCGGCGGAAGCCCGCAAGGGCAACCCGGCAGGCGCGGTGGCCGAGTTCAAGAACATGGTGCGCGCCCTGCACGACGCCGGCATTGAGGTGATTCTGGACGTGGTGTACAACCACACCGCTGAAGGCAACCACATGGGGCCGACGCTGAGCTTCAAGGGCATCGACAACCCCACGTATTACCGGCTAGTGGCCGAGAATCCGCGCTTCTACTTCGACTACACCGGCACCGGCAACAGCCTGAACGTCCGGCACCCGCAGACCCTGCAACTGATCATGGACAGCCTGCGCTACTGGGTCACCGAGATGCGCGTGGACGGCTTCCGCTTCGACCTGGCCTCCACGCTGGCGCGCGGCCTGCACGAGGTGGATCAGCTGTCGGGCTTCTTCACCATCATCCACCAGGATCCCATCATCTCGCAGGTCAAGCTGATCGCCGAGCCGTGGGACGTGGGCGAGGGCGGCTACCAGGTGGGCAACTTCCCGGTCAACTGGGCCGAGTGGAACGGCATCTACCGCGACGACATGCGCGCCTTCTGGAAGGGCGACGGCGGCCTGGCCTCCGAGATCGGCTACCGCCTGACCGGTTCGTCTGACCTGTACCAGAACGACGGCCGCGCGCCCTACGCCAGCATCAACTTCGTGACCGCGCACGACGGCTTCACGCTGCGCGACAGCGTAACCTACGAGCACAAGCACAACGAGGCCAACGGCGAGGGCAACAACGACGGCCACAACCACAACATCAGCTGGAACTGCGGCGTGGAAGGCGAGACCGATGACCCGGCCATCAACGCCCTGCGCTCACAGCAGCAGCGCAACTTCCTGGCAACCCTGCTGCTGGGCCAGGGCACCCCGATGATTCTGGGCGGCGACGAACTCGGGCGCACGCAGGGCGGCAACAACAACGCCTACTGCCAGGACAACGAGATCAGCTGGTACGACTGGGACCACGTGGACGAGGGGCTGCTGGCCTTCACCAAAAAGGTGATCGCGCTGCGCAAGGCCCATCCTTCCTTGCACCGCCGCAAGTTCTTCAGCGGGCGCACCATTCGCGGCGAGGACATTCAGGACATCGTGTGGCTGCGCTACGACGGGCAGACCATGACCGATGCCGACTGGAACAACGACCAGACCCAGAGCCTGGGCCTGTTTCTGGACGGCGACGGCCTGGACGACGTGGACGCTGAGGGCAACCCCGTCCACGACGACGATCTGCTGCTGCTCCTGAGCAGTTCCTACGTGGATCTGCCGTTCCGCCTGCCGGATCTGGACAGCTGCGACAACTGGGAACTGCTTCTGGACACCTCCGACGACGCGGCTGAGGAACAGATCAAGACCGGCGAGGAAACCACCCTCAAGGCACGCAGCGTCAAGCTGTACCGCTGCGTGCGCAGCTAG
- the treZ gene encoding malto-oligosyltrehalose trehalohydrolase, with amino-acid sequence MTTPSRDRNKNAAAPVTSPHHDAPETRLGAHLLPGGQQTRFRVWSTTATAVQVRVNGTLYPMADLGDCFFEIVLPVGAGARYLFVLDGQAVPDPYARFLPDGVHGEAEVDHPDTYEWQHTDWKGIALDECVFYELHVGTFTPEGTYRAAQERLPYLKDLGITAIQMMPLAAYDGERGWGYDGVALYAPHAPYGRPEELMAFIDAAHGLGLGVFLDVVYNHFGPAGNYLSAYSPTYFTERFSNAWGMGLDYAEPHMRRYVTGNALMWLSEYRFDGLRLDATAAMQDDSPVHILKELAAEVHELGGTHLLLAEDHRNLPELVTEDGLDGIWVDDFHHEVRVTLTGEQEGYYGGFQGSASELAQVINRGWKYEGQFWAVTGEEHARGRPADALEAPSFVYCIQNHDQIGNRALGDRLHQHQQVSLPHYRGASALLLTLPMTPLLFQGQEWAASTPFPFFSNHAGELGQLVTEGRKKEFSYFSDFAQLAVPDPQARSTFESAKLDWTEKEDGEHARTLDLYRALLALRRDDPALHPHSRQSLSAGSEGEVLWVRQCNPAGERLLLWNVGEAAVRLGGLRLPHPPPTRVVLHSEQTGTPPREVSTLNPGEAVLLGDA; translated from the coding sequence ATGACCACCCCCTCACGAGACCGGAACAAAAACGCGGCCGCCCCCGTGACCTCCCCACACCACGACGCTCCCGAGACGCGGCTGGGCGCTCACCTGCTCCCCGGCGGCCAGCAGACGCGCTTCCGGGTCTGGAGCACCACCGCCACCGCCGTGCAGGTCCGGGTGAACGGCACGTTGTACCCCATGGCCGATCTGGGCGACTGCTTTTTTGAGATCGTCCTCCCTGTGGGCGCGGGCGCACGCTATCTGTTCGTGCTGGACGGGCAGGCCGTCCCCGATCCCTACGCCCGCTTTCTGCCGGACGGCGTCCACGGCGAGGCCGAGGTGGATCACCCCGACACCTACGAATGGCAGCACACCGACTGGAAGGGCATCGCGCTGGACGAGTGCGTCTTCTACGAGCTGCACGTCGGCACGTTTACCCCCGAAGGCACCTACCGCGCCGCGCAGGAGCGGCTGCCGTACCTGAAAGACCTGGGCATCACCGCCATTCAGATGATGCCGCTGGCCGCCTACGACGGCGAGCGCGGCTGGGGTTACGACGGCGTGGCGCTGTACGCGCCGCACGCGCCCTACGGGCGGCCCGAGGAGCTGATGGCGTTCATCGACGCCGCGCACGGGCTGGGGCTGGGTGTCTTTTTGGACGTGGTGTACAACCACTTCGGCCCGGCGGGCAACTACCTGTCGGCCTACAGCCCCACGTACTTCACCGAACGCTTTTCCAACGCCTGGGGCATGGGGCTGGACTACGCCGAACCGCACATGCGCCGTTACGTGACCGGCAACGCGCTGATGTGGCTGAGCGAGTACCGCTTTGACGGCCTGCGCCTGGACGCCACCGCCGCCATGCAGGACGACAGCCCGGTGCATATCCTGAAAGAACTCGCGGCGGAAGTGCACGAACTGGGTGGCACCCACCTGCTGCTGGCCGAGGATCACCGCAACTTGCCGGAACTGGTCACCGAGGACGGTCTGGACGGCATCTGGGTGGACGACTTCCACCACGAAGTGCGCGTCACCCTGACCGGCGAGCAGGAGGGCTATTACGGCGGTTTTCAGGGCAGCGCCTCGGAGCTGGCGCAGGTGATCAACCGGGGCTGGAAGTACGAGGGCCAGTTCTGGGCCGTCACCGGCGAGGAACACGCGCGGGGCCGCCCCGCCGACGCGCTGGAGGCGCCCAGCTTCGTGTATTGCATCCAGAACCATGACCAGATCGGCAACCGTGCGCTGGGAGACCGCCTGCACCAGCACCAGCAGGTCAGCCTGCCGCACTACCGGGGGGCGTCGGCGCTGCTGCTGACGCTGCCGATGACCCCGCTGCTGTTCCAGGGGCAGGAATGGGCGGCCAGCACGCCGTTTCCCTTCTTCAGCAATCACGCCGGGGAGCTGGGGCAGCTGGTCACCGAGGGCCGCAAGAAGGAGTTTTCGTACTTCAGCGACTTCGCGCAGCTGGCCGTGCCCGATCCGCAGGCCAGGAGCACCTTCGAGAGCGCCAAGCTGGACTGGACGGAAAAGGAGGACGGCGAACACGCCCGCACCCTTGACCTGTACCGGGCGCTGCTGGCGCTGCGCCGTGACGATCCGGCGCTGCACCCCCATTCGCGGCAGTCCCTGAGCGCGGGCAGCGAGGGCGAGGTGCTGTGGGTGCGCCAGTGCAACCCGGCGGGCGAGCGGCTGTTGCTGTGGAACGTGGGCGAGGCAGCGGTGAGGCTGGGCGGCCTGAGACTGCCCCACCCGCCCCCCACCCGCGTGGTGCTGCACTCCGAGCAGACCGGCACCCCGCCGCGCGAGGTGAGTACCCTGAATCCTGGCGAGGCCGTGCTGCTGGGAGACGCATGA
- the treY gene encoding malto-oligosyltrehalose synthase, with protein sequence MTATAPHPTPHTPQPETGHLPASTYRLQLNPDFDFTAARRILPYLARLGVSDVYLSPIWAAAPGSPHGYDVTDHSVVNPELGGVAGLRQFSARARELGLGVVVDFVPNHMGIQGGHNRYWEDVLTHGQGSRYAHFFDISWQPLKRALEGKVLLPVLGDQYGRVLENGELSLEHAGGRFVLRYWERTLPLSPRSIGLVLEAARDALPQPSASPVPDAVPQLQSDAVRAELSSLARSMSNLPRSTSGALTDEDRLERAQEMEVMTRRLQALLDTSAEVRGALDAALGAINADTARLDTLINEQNYRLAFWKVAAEEINYRRFFDINDLAALRMEDPRVFAWAHATLFELIRDGVIQGVRLDHTDGLYDPAGYFRALQAGAAEALGVDWDPEGHGPLPLYVVAEKILEPGEQLPKAWAVHGTTGYDFLAELNGVFVDATHEDEISAIYRRFTGDRLSYGEHLYRGKQLIQRVSLPGEVNVLTESLERLGETDLRSRDFTLSALRNAVREVIATFPVYRTYLRADGSREPGDNGKIAKAVRDAKIQNRREGGPLDPSVFDYLGSVLTMDVPDGETRGAYADFALSFQQLTGPVTAKGAEDTAFYRYARLLSLNEVGGDPAHFGTRLKDFHRAAQERAQRWPHAMLSGSTHDTKRGEDTRARLNVLSELPQVWGAFVRRWAPVILERSQEQELGLAPSPLDAYTFLQTALGAYPLSGKLDDFADRVSAYLLKASREAKLRTSWAAPDEDYEAALDTFVRGLLADSGFAGALRDLHVLVSPYGAQNGLSATLARLTAPGVPDTYQGSEGWNQSLVDPDNRRPVDYPALQRRLTRLEKGAGLLLARKLLAGYEDGGVKTLVTWAALQARASHPQVFEDGSYRPIDAGRHLLAFAREHGDELAVTVAPRLTLTLTRQAAPWALGEVWGNRQLTLPASGTFENVLTGERFRVRGGKIPVAKVLEEFPLALLIKR encoded by the coding sequence ATGACCGCCACCGCCCCACACCCCACACCCCACACCCCACAGCCCGAAACAGGCCACCTGCCCGCCTCCACCTACCGCCTGCAACTGAACCCGGACTTCGACTTCACGGCGGCGCGCCGGATTCTGCCGTATCTGGCCCGGCTGGGCGTCTCGGACGTGTACCTGTCGCCCATCTGGGCCGCCGCGCCGGGCAGCCCGCACGGTTACGACGTGACCGATCATTCGGTGGTTAATCCCGAGTTGGGCGGGGTGGCGGGGCTGCGCCAGTTCTCGGCGCGGGCACGCGAGCTGGGCCTGGGCGTCGTGGTGGATTTCGTGCCCAACCACATGGGCATCCAGGGCGGCCACAACCGCTACTGGGAAGACGTGCTGACCCACGGGCAGGGCAGCCGCTACGCGCATTTCTTCGACATCTCGTGGCAGCCTTTGAAGCGGGCCCTGGAGGGCAAGGTGCTGCTGCCGGTGCTGGGCGACCAGTACGGGCGCGTGCTGGAAAACGGCGAGCTGAGCCTGGAACACGCGGGGGGTCGCTTCGTCCTGCGCTACTGGGAACGCACGCTGCCGCTGTCGCCGCGCAGCATCGGGCTGGTGCTGGAGGCCGCGCGTGACGCCCTGCCCCAGCCCAGCGCCTCCCCGGTGCCCGACGCCGTGCCCCAACTGCAATCCGACGCCGTGCGGGCCGAGCTGAGCAGTCTGGCGCGCAGCATGAGCAACCTGCCGCGCAGCACCTCGGGCGCCCTGACCGACGAGGATCGCCTGGAGCGCGCCCAGGAAATGGAGGTCATGACCCGCCGCCTGCAGGCGCTGCTGGACACCTCCGCCGAGGTGCGGGGGGCGCTGGACGCCGCGCTGGGTGCCATCAACGCCGACACCGCGCGGCTGGATACCCTCATCAATGAGCAGAACTACCGTCTGGCGTTCTGGAAGGTGGCCGCCGAGGAGATCAATTACCGCCGATTCTTCGACATCAACGATCTGGCGGCGCTGCGCATGGAAGACCCGCGCGTGTTCGCGTGGGCGCACGCCACGCTGTTCGAGCTGATCCGCGATGGCGTCATTCAGGGCGTGCGGCTGGATCACACCGACGGGCTGTACGATCCCGCCGGGTACTTCCGGGCCTTGCAGGCCGGGGCCGCCGAGGCGCTGGGCGTGGACTGGGATCCCGAGGGGCACGGCCCGCTGCCGCTGTACGTGGTGGCCGAGAAGATTCTGGAACCCGGCGAGCAGTTGCCGAAAGCCTGGGCGGTGCACGGCACCACCGGCTACGACTTCCTGGCCGAGCTGAACGGCGTATTCGTGGACGCCACCCACGAGGACGAGATCAGTGCGATCTACCGCCGCTTCACCGGCGACCGCCTGAGCTACGGCGAGCACCTGTACCGGGGCAAGCAGCTGATTCAGCGGGTCAGTCTGCCCGGCGAGGTCAACGTGCTGACCGAATCGCTGGAGCGGCTGGGCGAAACCGACCTGCGCTCGCGCGACTTCACCCTCTCGGCGCTGAGAAATGCCGTGCGCGAGGTCATTGCCACCTTCCCGGTGTACCGCACCTACCTGCGTGCCGACGGCTCGCGCGAGCCCGGCGACAACGGCAAGATTGCCAAGGCCGTGCGCGACGCCAAGATCCAGAACCGCCGCGAGGGCGGCCCCCTCGATCCCAGCGTGTTCGACTACCTGGGTTCGGTGCTGACCATGGACGTGCCCGACGGCGAAACGCGCGGTGCCTACGCCGACTTCGCCCTGAGTTTCCAGCAGCTCACCGGCCCGGTGACGGCCAAGGGCGCGGAGGACACTGCCTTCTACCGCTACGCCCGGCTGCTGTCGCTGAACGAGGTGGGCGGCGATCCGGCGCACTTCGGCACCCGCCTGAAGGACTTTCACCGGGCGGCGCAGGAACGGGCGCAGCGGTGGCCGCACGCCATGCTGTCGGGCAGCACCCACGACACCAAACGCGGCGAGGACACCCGCGCCCGCTTAAACGTCTTGAGCGAGCTGCCGCAGGTCTGGGGGGCCTTCGTGCGCCGCTGGGCACCCGTGATCCTGGAACGCAGCCAGGAGCAGGAACTGGGCCTGGCCCCCAGCCCGCTGGACGCCTACACCTTCCTTCAGACAGCGCTGGGCGCGTACCCCCTGAGCGGGAAACTGGACGACTTCGCAGATCGCGTGAGCGCGTACCTGCTCAAGGCCAGCCGCGAGGCCAAACTGCGGACGAGCTGGGCCGCCCCCGACGAGGACTACGAGGCGGCGCTGGACACCTTCGTGCGCGGGCTGCTGGCTGACAGCGGCTTTGCTGGTGCGCTGCGTGACCTGCATGTGTTGGTGAGTCCCTACGGCGCGCAGAACGGCCTGAGCGCCACGCTGGCCCGCCTGACCGCCCCCGGCGTTCCCGACACCTACCAGGGCTCGGAGGGCTGGAACCAGAGTCTGGTCGATCCCGACAACCGCCGGCCGGTGGACTACCCGGCGCTGCAACGCCGCCTGACCCGACTGGAGAAGGGCGCGGGGCTGCTGCTGGCCCGCAAGCTGCTGGCGGGGTACGAGGACGGCGGGGTCAAGACCCTGGTAACCTGGGCCGCCCTGCAAGCCCGCGCCTCACATCCCCAGGTGTTCGAGGACGGCAGTTACCGTCCCATCGACGCCGGACGGCACCTGCTGGCCTTTGCCCGCGAGCACGGCGACGAGCTGGCGGTCACGGTGGCTCCCCGGCTGACCCTGACCCTGACCCGGCAGGCCGCACCCTGGGCGCTGGGCGAGGTCTGGGGCAACCGCCAGCTCACGCTCCCGGCCTCCGGCACGTTTGAAAACGTCTTGACCGGTGAGCGCTTCCGGGTGCGCGGCGGCAAGATTCCGGTGGCAAAGGTGCTGGAGGAGTTTCCACTGGCGCTGCTGATCAAACGGTAG